A genome region from SAR202 cluster bacterium includes the following:
- a CDS encoding NAD(P) transhydrogenase subunit alpha gives MKIGVINQVKDSEKRVLLTPADAAKLIKLGHSVYIESNSGSGAFFPDTLYTDVGASISNNSDILSTPDIILSLNSNDPDIINKIQKGKTLITNIPLNLNNEFANNAAKGQVTLINLGTIPRIARAQSMDILSSQSSLAGYKATLIAAQLLGKIFPMMMTAAGTIPPAHGLILGAGVAGLQSIATSRRLGAVVSAYDVRPVVKEQVESLGAKFLQLDFGEQNLEDSSGYAKEVTNDIKVKEDALVHQNVALADYVITTALIPGRPAPLLVNKDMVSSMKPGSVIIDMAAEMGGNCELTKPGETIISNDVIISGPINLPSQIPNHASQMLSANIISLLKHFIPKTELIIDLEDEITQQTCTSHEGINLLENNLNDTKNVKDSNNE, from the coding sequence ATGAAAATTGGTGTAATTAATCAAGTTAAAGATAGCGAAAAACGTGTTTTATTGACACCAGCTGATGCCGCGAAATTAATAAAACTAGGACATAGCGTTTATATTGAATCTAACTCGGGGAGTGGCGCCTTTTTCCCAGACACTTTATACACTGACGTTGGTGCATCTATTTCTAATAATTCTGATATTCTAAGTACGCCTGATATTATATTATCATTAAATTCAAATGACCCTGATATTATAAATAAAATACAAAAAGGTAAAACATTAATTACTAATATACCTTTAAATTTGAATAATGAATTTGCTAATAATGCTGCCAAAGGGCAAGTAACGCTTATCAATCTAGGTACTATTCCTCGTATAGCAAGAGCCCAAAGTATGGATATACTTAGTTCTCAAAGTAGTTTAGCTGGTTATAAAGCTACCCTGATTGCTGCGCAGTTACTTGGAAAGATTTTTCCAATGATGATGACTGCTGCAGGTACTATACCCCCAGCACATGGGTTAATTCTTGGCGCAGGTGTAGCTGGTTTACAGTCTATTGCTACTTCAAGAAGATTAGGAGCTGTTGTTAGTGCTTATGATGTTAGGCCTGTTGTTAAGGAACAAGTGGAAAGTCTAGGAGCGAAATTTTTACAATTAGATTTTGGAGAGCAAAATTTAGAAGATTCCAGTGGATATGCAAAAGAAGTTACAAATGATATTAAAGTAAAAGAAGATGCCTTAGTTCATCAAAATGTCGCATTAGCTGACTATGTTATTACTACTGCTTTGATACCAGGACGACCTGCTCCATTATTAGTTAATAAAGATATGGTTTCTAGTATGAAGCCTGGATCAGTAATAATAGATATGGCAGCTGAAATGGGCGGTAACTGTGAACTTACTAAACCTGGGGAGACCATTATTTCTAACGATGTAATAATAAGTGGCCCCATAAATTTACCCAGTCAAATTCCTAATCATGCTAGTCAAATGTTATCAGCTAATATTATTTCATTGTTAAAACATTTTATTCCTAAAACAGAATTGATTATTGATTTAGAGGATGAAATAACTCAACAAACTTGTACTAGCCATGAAGGAATAAATCTTTTGGAAAATAATTTAAATGATACCAAGAACGTGAAAGATTCAAATAATGAATGA